A window of Vicia villosa cultivar HV-30 ecotype Madison, WI unplaced genomic scaffold, Vvil1.0 ctg.001340F_1_1, whole genome shotgun sequence contains these coding sequences:
- the LOC131634722 gene encoding uncharacterized protein LOC131634722: MTWYRNLPPNSIHSWAELKKLISNHFTASCRQPKSKATLEAVIQGTDEPLQEYLDRFNKEAVQVQTTDDMKRYLLERGLLPGSNFKKAIKIEKVRTMDALLLKAQAYISFEEDEAAVKKASRGNDIARSSSQDYSLSRRGHEKRKDDRPRDTKEHRGPAGRFIDYTPLNVSRERILAECKSTQFKNSNVRPPRPNPTRPRTDKSKYCKYHKSLGHLTDECIHLKDAIETLIKESRLSKYTKKGESSRREGPRSSDEDNSPDDRPLQVALSVTRPEDFILSVGVTSALSPREGFRTAMVISNGGDPGFLTITSVKRKFDELISANSDLGPTLQKFKGKSDPITFYLEELPDGAPNATIPLLVRARMANFDVWRILIDEGSSVYIMYSHLFKTLKLDDSHLTPYVGSDLKGFNRTTTKAWGYVELIATFGEGETSRQVKTRFLVIDCKTLYNCIIGRPTLAKLTAVPSTVHLKMKFYTKRGRVATINADIEAARRIFDASMKGLQLITPPSSANKKPRA; this comes from the coding sequence ATGACCTGGTACAGAAACCTTCCtcccaactccatccactcctgggcAGAACTCAAGAAGCTCATCTCCAACCACTTCACGGCCTCTTGTCGACAACCAAAGTCCAAAGCAACCCTTGAAGCTGTGATCCAAGGTACCGACGAGCCTCTCCAAGAATatctcgacaggttcaacaaagaggccgtcCAGGTGCAAACAACGGACGATATGAAGAGATACCTCCTAGAACGAGGACTCCTCCCCGGGAGCAACTTCAAGAAGGCCATCAAAATTGAGAAGGTGCGCACCATGGATGCCCTCCTCCTCAAAGCCCAAGCCTACATTTCTTTTGAGGAAGACGAAGCGGCTGTAAAGAAAGCCTCAAGAGGCAACGACATTGCCCGCAGCTCGAGCCAAGACTATTCTCTTTCGCGCCGAGGCCacgaaaaaagaaaagatgacaGGCCCCGCGACACGAAGGAACATAGAGGACCAGCTGGTCGTTTCATTGACTACACCCCCCTAAACGTTTCACGCGAACGTATTCTGGCCGAATGCAAGAGCACCCAGTTCAAAAACTCCAACGTCAGGCCCCCGAGGCCAAATCCCACCAGGCCGAGGACTgacaagtccaaatactgcaagtatcACAAGAGCCTTGGGCACTTGACCGATGAATGCATACACCTCAAAGATGCCATCGAGACTCTGATTAAGGAAAGTCGCCTTTCTAAATATACGAAGAAGGGAGAATCTTCCAGGCGAGAAGGTCCAAGGAGCTCTGACGAGGACAATTCACCGGACGACAGACCACTGCAGGTTGCTCTATCCGTCACCCGACCAGAAGACTTCATACTCTCGGTCGGAGTGACCTCCGCTCTGAGCCCACGGGAAGGATTCCGAACCGccatggtcatctccaacggcggagATCCAGGCTTTCTCACGATCACCTCGGTAAAGAGAAAGTTTGACGAGCTCATCAGCGCCAATTCAGACCTCGGTCCAaccctccagaagttcaagggaAAATCAGACCCGATAACCTTCTACCTCGAAGAACTCCCTGACGGAGCCCCAAACGCCACGATCCCCCTGCTCGTTCGAGCAAGGATGGCTAATTTTGACGTCTGGCGCATCCTGATCGACGAGGGAAGCTCGGTctacatcatgtactcccatctTTTCAAAACCCTCAAGCTGGACGACTCCCACCTCACTCCATACGTAGGTTCTGACCTCAAGGGCTTCAACAGAACCACCACCAAAGCctggggttacgtcgagctgattgccACTTTCGGGGAAGGAGAAACTTCCAGACAAGTCAAGACACGATTCCTGGTGATCGACTGTAAGActctctacaactgcatcatcggacggcCCACTCTAGCCAAACTCACGGCCGTCCCTTCAACCGTGCACctcaagatgaagttctacacaaaAAGGGGACGAgtagccaccatcaacgccgacatcgAAGCAGCCAGAAGGATATTCGACGCATCGATGAAAGGACTACAGCTGATCACCCCTCCTTCTAGCGCCAACAAGAAACCAAGAGCCTAA